DNA from Tripterygium wilfordii isolate XIE 37 chromosome 4, ASM1340144v1, whole genome shotgun sequence:
CCCCTTTTTGTACTATTAGACCCTTGAAGTGTTCTATTTAAATCAACTTGTCCTGATGTAAATCCAACAATTAAGTTTTTGAAGTATGTTTCTGACTAATTTCTTATTTTGACTTGATTTCTCCTGGATGCAATGTTCTTCAGTTGCCTAGTGGAAGCGTCAAAGTActctttttgtgtttgattttgatatataAACATGCCAAAGGAGAGAAGAGACCGTTCTGTGTCTTTTGATAGATTCCGGACCTCTTATCCGTGTAGTTCTAGTCATGCTGGACGATCTTCGGCCCAAATCCCTCTAGAAACTGAAGAGAATTTCAAGGAATGGGAAGAAGCTAGGTGCCCTGTCTGCATGGAGCATCCTCACAATGCAGTTTTACTTATATGTTCTTCCCATGAGAAAGGCTGCCGCCCTTACATGTGCGACACCAGTTATCGCCACTCCAACTGTCTTGATCAGTTTCACAAGTCATTTGCAGAAAGCTCATCCACAACAGCATTACCAGAAGAAACTCAGCTCCCAACCGTCAATTTATCTGAAGTTGTACCTTTAGAGGCCTCAACTACTGATTTGCAGCAAGAAGAAAGAAGTGAGGGAGTGTCTTTGACCACTCCTACTACTGCTTTTGAGAGCAAGACGCAAACAAAGCTAGTATGTCCCCTTTGTCGTGGGGAGATCAAAGATTTTATTGTCGTGGACCCTGCTCGACGTTTCATGAACGCAAAGTCTAGAAGCTGTGCCTGTGAGACATGTGATTTTAGTGGTAGCTATACAGATCTCAGGAAGCATGCAAGGCTTGAGCATCCCCTTGTGCGACCATCTGAAGCTGACCCGGAACGGCAACGTAGTTGGAGGAGGATGGAGCGGCAGAGGGACCTTGAGGACTTGCTAAGCACTCTACAATCTTCATTTGGTGAGGAGAGGAGTGATGACAGCATTTTGCCCATTGGTGATGGGGGTTGGCTTACTGTCTACTTGCTTATTCGTGTTTTTCGACCTGGGTCCAGTACGAGGAGCAGCAGCTGGTCTGGTAGCTCAAGAACCAGAGCGCAACTGAGTATTAGAAGGAGATCTACCCGACTATGGGGAGAGAGCTATGATGGGGAAACCGTATCTTCTTCCCGAGATGAGGACAATGAGTCTTCTGATGGGGGCTCAGGCCCTAGGAGGCGCAGTGAGCGTATCCGACAACGACGGACAATGCCAGACCAGCCATGATGTTATACATGGGTTGTGTTCCATTGATTgtggttttaattttttcaacTGTAGGTCCTACTAGCCACTTGTCTATGACATGCTCTTGTAAGGCTTGTCTGAAAGGCTTAACTTGTTTTGATCTGTATTTCAGGTGGAACAGGAGTGGGAAGTTATGTTGCTGGAGCATTGGAGTCCGGTCTACTTGAAGTCAGACAATTGTGCATGGAATTGATGGCATGTGATCATAGAAGTAAACTTGGAAGAGAATCAATTTATACATCCTTTAAAAAAGGGACAGCTTGTCCCTTCCATCTTTCGTtgtgttaaaaaaaaagtacttaCTGTTTCTAAAACTACTTTTGTGGTGGAAGAAGTATTAATATGGTTCTTATTTGGAAGATTGGTGCGCTTAAAAATGAGTTGAGGTTGTTGCCCGAGTAGTAGTTGCATTTGCTTCCAGGGCCATGAGAGCTCGTTCCAGTGGGAATGCTTTGTAGGGGTTGACGAAGGTTTTATGGGTGTAAAATTGTGAACTCTTGTTTATTTCTTCACTAAATGACACAGATTCTTTTCCAAAAGCAAGTGAGTTCCCTTCTTATTACATATATCTACAAATTGAGCTTTGTATAATTGTCAAGTGACAGTGGTCTCGAAGAATCAtctatttttctctttgttgATTCTTGTAATTTGAACTAGCCGAGTCAACACAGGCTGGCCGAGTTTCCTTAAATCATTGGAAAAATTAAATAAGTTGCCAATAATTGCTTCGCAAGAGTCTCGATCGAAGTCGAAGCATGCCGCATTGCCGCCCGCCTGGTTGGTCGTCtttctaaaaaatattatttgcctcttttgaaaaaaaaaaaacattaaatttttttgttagagGAAAAAATTCGCCTTCTTTTCCATGAAGGTTTTTCCTTCTCTACCTTTTTCCCCCGACCCTTTCTCTGTCTTTTCCTGGTTGCGACATGGATATCTGAGAGGCACTTACCCTCATATGAACTAGAAGAGGAACCATTTTCTGGGTTTAAAATTTCTTGGGGAATTTGGTGCAAACTTTACCGGGAAAATTGGGGTGCCCGGGAGCATGTCAAATTCAAGCACGAAGTatgaaaatattgaaaataGTAGCGACACCCAGGTGGTTTTGAATGTGTACGATCTTACCCCTATCAACAATTACACGTATTGGTTCGGTCTTGGGATTTATCACTCGGGCATTGAAGGTTCGCCGTCTCTAATTTTGCTTTATTTTACCGTCTTTATTGTTTCTGttttggtgatcttggtggtgGTCGATTTCTTTTTGTGATTAAATCGTCTGTGGATTTTCTGGGATTTGTTTTTCCTTAAAAAGAGAGTTGTGAGGTGTTTTGGGGTTGTAATCATGCATTTTGTATAGGGATTTAATATTGAGCAcgctttccttttctttttcgtttttCGTTTTTCGTTTTTCgtttttcgttttcttttaACTTATATGCATATGCAAATGGAGGTAGAATTTGGATACATAGCTGGGATTTAACAATAGATCTTCATTTTAACAATATTATCTCTTATCCTCCATGTGGGTATTAATGTTTGCCTAATGAGATAGTACTGGTATAATTATTCTCAGCTCATTCTTATGATTTTTGATGAAACATTGGAAATTGGAGTTATCTTTTGATCACGCTGAAGtttatgtgaaatttttttgtgcTGCTTAgtatttatcatttgtttcaTCACGTTGACGCAATTACCATCAAGTGAAGCAAgagatttcattttcttgtgaTGCACATAAGAATGTTGTTGCTAGTGGCACTTGTTTCAATAGCTACTCCTCTAAAATGAAGTAGGGCAATTGTATTGGTTCCTTCCAAAGATCACAGTTTTAAGGGTATGAAATATATTGTACCTCATTTTAAgtagatttattttgttgttgtatGCTCAAACAATACCTCTTCAATATTCGGGCATTTTAAATGATGAGGCAGTGTATGTAACCTGTGAATCGACTCCAAGATTTTGGTTGTTTTTCTCTGCTTTGTGATTGAAAGGAAACCAAGTAAAGGCTTCAAATTTTTTTGTCCACTTTTAACTTTATTGGTACGAACAGCAAAAGTTGCATTCCCCTGAATGCCCTGAAAGCAACTTTTAATATGTGCCTTGTTGATAGAGTTGAGCTTTGTAATTCCGACAGTGGGTGAAATTTAAtggaattaatttttttcaatgagaGGACACTAAATTTGCGATAAGAGGACCGAATATCCAACCTGTATCTGTTATCCCAATAGATGGGATAATAGAAATTTTAGAAACTTAAAATCTTCACtttgaaaaaatttatattgttgaTTTAGCGCCCTTGGTTCTTGGCTCCTAATGCGGCTCATAAGATCCTAGAATacattccattcaaaaaaaagatcCTTTAATACATTAATTTGCATCTCTTTGATGACATCTCACACCTAGGGGTGTAAACAACCTGATTTGTGAACAAGTTCGATAATGGCTTGTTTGTTTTTGACCTGTAAGGTATATGAACAAACTTGAACAGGCTGATACGTTTGGTGAACACTTGTCAATGAACCCGACAAGGACTTGTTTATGTTTGACCTGTAAGGTATATGAGCAAACTCGAACAAGATTCTCATGCTTGTTAATATAAAATGTAGCTTTAGTAAAGGTAAGCTTGgcttgtttttgtttatgacCACACTCATTTGGcgttaattaaaatttttttgtgtttttcgtgGATATGCTTACTTCgcatgtttttcattgatatgcTTAACAATGCTAAAAGCTTAGCTTGTTTATGTTTATGAATTTTGAATACGCACATTTGTTATGTCATTTAAAATAAGGATAAGAATAAGCATATTTATCCTTCTTCTAGAGTGGGGCATgtttatgaacactaaatgacTATGGATTGAGGCATGTGATCCATTGTCTTTAGCCATATTTGTCGCACATGCGCATGTATGTTAGTGATGGGATGGTTTTCCATAACTGGTATGTTAATTTACTCCTCTCTTCAGTTTCATTTTCAGCCTTCCTTAATTAAAACCACTTATTTAATGTGTATACATAGTTCACGGAAAGGAGTACGGATTTGGTGCCCATGACTTCCCAGTTAGTGGGGTTTTTGAAGTGGAACCAAGGAGCTGCCCAGGATTTATTTATCGATGTTCCATAACATTGGGCCGCATAAATATGTCTCCCTCTGAATTCCGAATGTTTATCGAAAATACAGCTTCTGAGTATCATGGAGATACTTATCACCTTATCTCCAAGAATTGTAACCATTTTACAGATGACATCTCATTGAGATTGACGGAAAGACGTGTTCCTGGTTGGGTGAATCGTCTTGCTCGGCTAGGTAATCAGTTTTCTTATCATTTATGAAATCACTCTACTGTTTATTTATCTTTTGGTTTTTTCATATTGTTATCAGAACATGGCAGTCAAATTATTTGCTGCACTTAAAAAGTTGACGTCCTTAGCTTCATTGTCAACCCAGCTTTTTGAATCATTGTATTATCATGATGGGGCATTAATTTTCAGAAACTTTGTTCTGTCAATGTAGAATACAAATT
Protein-coding regions in this window:
- the LOC119997720 gene encoding uncharacterized protein LOC119997720, producing MPKERRDRSVSFDRFRTSYPCSSSHAGRSSAQIPLETEENFKEWEEARCPVCMEHPHNAVLLICSSHEKGCRPYMCDTSYRHSNCLDQFHKSFAESSSTTALPEETQLPTVNLSEVVPLEASTTDLQQEERSEGVSLTTPTTAFESKTQTKLVCPLCRGEIKDFIVVDPARRFMNAKSRSCACETCDFSGSYTDLRKHARLEHPLVRPSEADPERQRSWRRMERQRDLEDLLSTLQSSFGEERSDDSILPIGDGGWLTVYLLIRVFRPGSSTRSSSWSGSSRTRAQLSIRRRSTRLWGESYDGETVSSSRDEDNESSDGGSGPRRRSERIRQRRTMPDQP
- the LOC119997722 gene encoding deSI-like protein At4g17486 isoform X2; the protein is MSNSSTKYENIENSSDTQVVLNVYDLTPINNYTYWFGLGIYHSGIEVHGKEYGFGAHDFPVSGVFEVEPRSCPGFIYRCSITLGRINMSPSEFRMFIENTASEYHGDTYHLISKNCNHFTDDISLRLTERRVPGWVNRLARLGGLCSCLLPESLQVTTVKQLPEYYECTEDGSESHATTTPRQSTEVDTDQEKHLLSPSSGGGEVSFVKEAHK
- the LOC119997722 gene encoding deSI-like protein At4g17486 isoform X1, with the protein product MSNSSTKYENIENSSDTQVVLNVYDLTPINNYTYWFGLGIYHSGIEVHGKEYGFGAHDFPVSGVFEVEPRSCPGFIYRCSITLGRINMSPSEFRMFIENTASEYHGDTYHLISKNCNHFTDDISLRLTERRVPGWVNRLARLGGLCSCLLPESLQVTTVKQLPEYYECTEEDGSESHATTTPRQSTEVDTDQEKHLLSPSSGGGEVSFVKEAHK